From the genome of Acinetobacter sp. TR3:
GATTCAAGAAAGTCTGTTTGGACCATTAGAATGGGTTGAAAAAGTGACTTCAATTCCAGCGCAAGTTGCAAATATGACTGAACGTTGGCAGCAAGAAGCCGGTTGGGTATTGGTTGATCCAGAACTAGAGTGGGTAGTATCAAAAGAGACAATTTTATCTCAAGGTAAAAATACACCTTTGCTAGGCCAGACTTTGAAAGGTAAAGCAGTACAGACATTCATCTAAACTTTGTTGCTGAGCAGAATAGGTTTTGTGACTTATTCTGCTTAACTTTTTAGTAAGCTAATTCATTATTAGAAATTTTCCGTAAATAATTTAATAATGAATAGCTTTGCTTGTATATAGGTCGAATAAAAATGAGAATTACATTTATTGGTGCAGGGCGCGTTGCTTATCATTTAGCAAAAGTACTACATCCTGATCACCAGATTGTACAAGTTTTTAGTCGTGATTTAGAAAAAGCAAATCGTTTAGCATCTTTAGTTGAAGCCACTGGGATTAATCATTTTGATCAATTAAACTCCAATACTGATCTCGTTATTATTGCCATATCAGACCAATCCATACCTGATGTTATTCAGGAAATTAATCATTATTTGCAGCAAGCATTAATTGTTCATACCTCAGGAAGTACCAGTTTAGAGGTGCTTTCAACAGTATATGAGAGATCTGGCGTATTTTATCCCTTACAAACTTTTAGTCATGAGCGTGCGATTGATTGGGCCGAAACACCTATGTTTGTCGAGGCAGTTCGTTACAATGACTTGGAGTTGCTCGCTTCATTAGCGCATAGTCTGACTCCGAAGGTTTATCAATATAGTTCTCAACAACGCCAGACATTACACATGGCTGCTGTTTTTGCATGTAATTTTAGCAATTACTGTTATGATCTTTCTAAACAAATTGTTGATGAGCAACAGGTTGATTTTTCTTTACTTTATCCATTGATTTTAGAAACTGCTCAAAAAGCAACGATCAATAATCCTAAAGAAATGCAAACAGGTCCTGCAATGCGTGGTGATGAAAATATTTTAAAAATGCATCAACAATTATTAGAAAAGAATTCAGGAAGCGATCTTGTTGATGTTTATAAACTTTTAAGTGAAAGTATTATGAAACGACATTTACACGGAAAATAATGATAGGGAAACCATTTCATTTTATTTGTGATGGACAAAATTTGAATGATTTTTAATATCAAGAAATGTTAGAAAAGCATGTATTTGTATTCTAGAAAATCGAGCGATTATCTGTAAATACATTGAGCTGATACAATTTTTTTAAATATCAGCTTAGAAAGAATGTAAATATGCCTTAAGCTTAATCAATTTTTCTGTTTAAAACGATGTTTACATTTGAGGCAAAGATAGTCTTGGAAAATATTCTTGTCGATCGCCACACCTGCTTTTTTCCCAAAAATATTACCTACGATTCCTCCAGTAATACCGACACTAATTGCACCTACAAATGTTCCGATAGTCCCACCCACAATTACGCCTAATGGACCTGCTACAGTACCAATCGTGGCACCAACTGATGCACCTGTTGCAGCTCCACCCACTGTTCCTGCAGTAGTTCCAGCCGCAGTCATTAGAACTCCGCCTGTTGTTTTTAGTAATTTGTTATGATCACGTACTTCGATTTCTGTAGAACCACATTTAGGGCATTGCAGTGTTTTTTCCATAAAACCAACCTATCTTCATCATTGAGTTAAATCATTACAGTGAATAGTACTCATTGTTTATGAAACGATAATTTCTTAAAGGGATGTAAAAATTAACGATTTCTCATTTTAGCTAAATATGGGTAAAAAATATTTATAGATCATGTAAATAGAAGAGCTTAAATTTGATCAGATTTGATTTTATAAAGTGAGTTCGATAATAACGGTTTTAGAGATATCGTTTTTATCGTCTATGGACACCAGAGAGCATTCAGTTTTTTGTTCTTTTAAGATTTGAAAAAACTAATATGAGTAAGCCAATAAGAGATAAATAGCATTAAATAAATAATATTTAATGCTATTTGTATTTGAAATTTTACGAGTCACTACTTAATTTTTTTAAAAATAAAGTCATTGATCTTGTGACCAGATTCAAGTCCACGACGTTCGAATTTAGTTACTGGACGCCATTCAGGGCGAGGGTAGCTATTGCCTTTACCTGCTAGATTTTCTAGATTAGGACGATGATCTAAAACGTCAAGCATCCATTCTGCGTATGGCTCCCAATCAGTAGCAGCATGGAAAGTGCCTCCAAGCTCTAACTTTTGTTCAACCAGTTGCATACGCTCGTGAATCACAAAACGACGTTTAAAGTGACGTTTTTTCTGCCATGGGTCTGGGAAGTACAGTTGCACACAGTTAATGCTATTGTCTGGCATTTCACGTAGTACTTGGATCGCATCTGCATCGAGTACAAACAAGTTCTTTAAACCAGCCATACCGACTTCATACACACATTGTGCGATACCAGGAATATGCACTTCAATCCCGACAAAGTTACGCTCAGGATTTGCCTTTGCCATTAACATTAAAGAACGACCCATACCAAAGCCGATTTCGACTGTTAATGGGCGCTCAGGGTGTTCAAAGTGTTGACGTAAATCACCAACAGGATATTCCAAAATTAAATCACGATAATCTTCTAAAGCAGTACGTTGTGAAGTATTGAGCGGAGCTGAACGACGCATAAACGTCACAATTTCACGGTGCTCTGGCAAATTGTCGAGTTCCGTAATTTGCGTTTCTAACTGATCGTTTGACATGATTCTGGAGATATAAAGATAGAAATGCCGTATTTTAAGTGTTCAGGTGGTCAAGTCAAATGTTTAAATGACTTTATTTAAGGGTTCATTTTTTTGATTGCCTAAAACTTGTAAAAAAATCTTCATATCGTTGTCACACAGATTGAATAGCCTAATGTCGATTTGAACATTAAGTAAAAAATTTATGAAAAACTTTAAATTCCATTCGATTGCAGTTTGTTTAGGATTGTTGGGTGCATCTTCGATATTTTCTGTGGCACATGCGCAGCTTATGTTTAGCCAGTATATTGATGGCAATAGCAATAAAAAGGGATTAGAAATTTATAATCCAGATGCGACATCGGTTAACTTGGCTGATTATGAGATCCAACAGTTTAATAATGGCACGACGTTGAAGCCTTTAGTTTTTCCTTTGAATGGGAACCTGAAAAGTAAGGGGCGCTTTCTAGTTGGACATGCTGCATTACAAACTGAGCTAGGTGATAAGGTTAATCAAGTCGCTGGATTTACGTTTAATGGTGATGATGCAATATTATTAGTTTATAAAGGGAAAGTGATTGATCGTTTTGGACGATTAGGTGAACAACCTACGTCAGGCGGTTGGGGAACAACTACTATCAGTAAAGCGAATAGTTTTACTCGCTTGCAAACGGTCAATCCTGTAACTGAAATTGATCCAACCACAGCATTTGATTTAGATGGTTCATGGCGTACATGGAAGGATCGGAATGATTTTTCAAATATAACAGGTTCAACAACACCTCCTGTCAGTGAAACAGTGAGTTGCTCTAGTACGGACACAGCGATTGCAGATTTAAATAATAAAGCAACTCAAGGGCAAAACTATACGCTCCGCGGTGTGATCACTGCTGATTATCGTTATGAAAATGGTTTTTCTGGCTTCTATATTCAAACTGTTGATAGCAAAGCTAAACCAAACATGAGTAATGCGATTTTTGTTTATATTCCAGCGAGTAGCTCTGTTAAAGGTGGGCAAGTTGGGGATGAAGTGATCTTACGAGGACGTTTGACTGCGTATCAAAACCAATTACAGATTGATCAGTTACAGCAAAATATTTTGACCTGTAATAGCAATATGGCAAGCCAGGTACAGCCAAAAAGTGTTGATTTACCGTTTAATAGTTTGACTGAATTAACTGTAAATTCACCACAACTTTATCAAGGAATGTTGGTAAAACTACCACAAACTTTAACCATCAGTGAAAATTATAATTATGGTCGCTTTGGTGAGCTGTCACTGAGTAAGGAGCGATTATTTATTCCAACAAACTTATATCCACCTTTATCTGCTGAGGCAAAAGCATTAGCACAGAAAAACTTATTATCGAAGATTATTTTAGATGATGGTTATAACAATCAAAACAGAACGCCTTGGTTGCCGCAGAGCTTCAGTGCAACAAATAGTTTGCGCTCTGGTGATCAGCTTAAGAACATTGAAGGGATTTTAGAATATCGTTTTAATTGTTGGCGCATTCAGCCTATTCAGGGGCGTAATCTCCCAGAATTGGTCGCTAAAACACCATCAAGACCAAATGTCACCACTAAAGATACGCAGTTGATTCGTGCAGCAGCATTTAATGTCTTAAATTATGATAATGGTAAAACAGGATTTCCTACTGAGCGTGGTGCATCTAGTCAAGCTGAGTTTGATAAACAACATCGTAAAATTATCAAAGCATTAAAAGCAATTGATGCCGATGTATACGGTTTGATGGAAATTGCAAACAATGGCTATGATAAAAATAGTGCAATTGCATATTTAACCCAAGCTTTAGGCGCTGATTGGAAATATGTAGTTCCTGAAAATCAGGATCGTTTAGGAACAGATGTGATTGCTGTTGCCATTATTTATAACAGCAAACGTATAAAACCTGTGAACAAGCCAGTTGTACTTGATTTAGGTGATAAAAATAGATCGACGATTGCGCAAACTTTTCAAC
Proteins encoded in this window:
- a CDS encoding ExeM/NucH family extracellular endonuclease → MKNFKFHSIAVCLGLLGASSIFSVAHAQLMFSQYIDGNSNKKGLEIYNPDATSVNLADYEIQQFNNGTTLKPLVFPLNGNLKSKGRFLVGHAALQTELGDKVNQVAGFTFNGDDAILLVYKGKVIDRFGRLGEQPTSGGWGTTTISKANSFTRLQTVNPVTEIDPTTAFDLDGSWRTWKDRNDFSNITGSTTPPVSETVSCSSTDTAIADLNNKATQGQNYTLRGVITADYRYENGFSGFYIQTVDSKAKPNMSNAIFVYIPASSSVKGGQVGDEVILRGRLTAYQNQLQIDQLQQNILTCNSNMASQVQPKSVDLPFNSLTELTVNSPQLYQGMLVKLPQTLTISENYNYGRFGELSLSKERLFIPTNLYPPLSAEAKALAQKNLLSKIILDDGYNNQNRTPWLPQSFSATNSLRSGDQLKNIEGILEYRFNCWRIQPIQGRNLPELVAKTPSRPNVTTKDTQLIRAAAFNVLNYDNGKTGFPTERGASSQAEFDKQHRKIIKALKAIDADVYGLMEIANNGYDKNSAIAYLTQALGADWKYVVPENQDRLGTDVIAVAIIYNSKRIKPVNKPVVLDLGDKNRSTIAQTFQPLSGKQMFTIIPNHLKSKGCTGVDTNTTDADQKDGQGCWNPTRVKAVQQLVQWMAKNPTQVEKPNILVLGDMNSYAKEDPIQVFEKANYKVLLNDKVVGQGEQAYSYVFGVSSNTEGYGGAGNLDHAIADANLYSKVKKAFTWHINADEPTVLDYNEEYKTDAQKALFFSEDAYRSSDHDPVIVDLDMSDVENKPSPSNTSSGSFGWLSILGLLGLASFSKRSRKDKV
- a CDS encoding Rossmann-like and DUF2520 domain-containing protein, whose protein sequence is MRITFIGAGRVAYHLAKVLHPDHQIVQVFSRDLEKANRLASLVEATGINHFDQLNSNTDLVIIAISDQSIPDVIQEINHYLQQALIVHTSGSTSLEVLSTVYERSGVFYPLQTFSHERAIDWAETPMFVEAVRYNDLELLASLAHSLTPKVYQYSSQQRQTLHMAAVFACNFSNYCYDLSKQIVDEQQVDFSLLYPLILETAQKATINNPKEMQTGPAMRGDENILKMHQQLLEKNSGSDLVDVYKLLSESIMKRHLHGK
- the trmB gene encoding tRNA (guanosine(46)-N7)-methyltransferase TrmB, encoding MSNDQLETQITELDNLPEHREIVTFMRRSAPLNTSQRTALEDYRDLILEYPVGDLRQHFEHPERPLTVEIGFGMGRSLMLMAKANPERNFVGIEVHIPGIAQCVYEVGMAGLKNLFVLDADAIQVLREMPDNSINCVQLYFPDPWQKKRHFKRRFVIHERMQLVEQKLELGGTFHAATDWEPYAEWMLDVLDHRPNLENLAGKGNSYPRPEWRPVTKFERRGLESGHKINDFIFKKIK